The following are encoded together in the Streptomyces flavofungini genome:
- a CDS encoding helix-turn-helix transcriptional regulator, protein MRYTCCPDGTWERAAARPAPALRPGVVAYRGFRFDLTGARRRLELPDFMTTLVILFGQRLSISEAAADAGRATRSTYSSVYAGMQSRARLGEHDGRLSGVEVVIAPWAAYTLFRTPMNALANQLVEPADLLGPRFRGLDERLDLCPDWAARFALLDVTLTNWLQDGPRGSAEVLWAWQRINRTAGRIPVHALARECGWSERHLERRFEQQLGLLPKTAARVLRLRSAVGLLSQGHNGAAAASLAGYSDQGHLSREFKGMTGWTLSRFARTRALAHSGPTEVDRGERRPTSLVLPD, encoded by the coding sequence GTGAGGTACACGTGCTGCCCCGACGGAACGTGGGAGCGGGCCGCCGCCCGCCCGGCGCCCGCCCTCAGGCCCGGGGTCGTCGCCTACCGGGGCTTCCGATTCGACCTGACCGGGGCCCGGCGGCGGCTCGAACTCCCCGACTTCATGACGACGTTGGTGATCCTGTTCGGGCAGCGCCTGAGCATCTCGGAGGCCGCCGCCGACGCGGGGCGCGCGACCAGGTCGACGTACAGCTCCGTGTACGCCGGGATGCAGTCGCGGGCCCGGCTCGGCGAGCACGACGGGCGGCTCAGCGGCGTGGAGGTGGTGATCGCCCCGTGGGCGGCGTACACGCTGTTCCGTACGCCGATGAACGCGCTGGCCAACCAGTTGGTGGAGCCTGCCGACCTGCTGGGCCCCCGGTTCCGCGGCCTCGACGAGCGTCTGGACCTGTGTCCGGACTGGGCCGCGCGCTTCGCGCTCCTGGACGTGACGCTCACGAACTGGCTCCAGGACGGGCCGCGCGGCTCGGCGGAGGTGCTGTGGGCCTGGCAGCGGATCAACCGCACCGCGGGCCGGATACCCGTGCACGCCCTGGCGCGCGAATGCGGCTGGAGCGAGCGGCACTTGGAGCGGCGCTTCGAGCAGCAGCTCGGGCTGCTCCCGAAGACCGCGGCGCGCGTCCTGCGCCTGCGCAGCGCCGTCGGCCTGCTGTCCCAGGGGCACAACGGAGCCGCGGCCGCCTCCCTCGCGGGCTACTCCGACCAGGGCCATCTGAGCCGGGAGTTCAAGGGCATGACGGGCTGGACCCTGTCGCGCTTCGCCCGCACCCGCGCCCTCGCCCACAGCGGCCCGACGGAGGTGGACCGCGGCGAGCGCAGGCCCACGAGCCTGGTCCTGCCGGACTGA
- a CDS encoding TauD/TfdA family dioxygenase, protein MPMPRAESVRAVLEADGYAVVDRLAGQRHAIELLQDIGRFVPQYTGTVEHEVVHRPGNDGRAYSQSRNTIRAHTEAPGWDPSPRHLALYCHRQARCGGGHTDLLDGRLLEKLLAPAEHALLTGPRLTFPGPGGGTVTVPMLYEEDDGRPVLRFSYNLLTAADYDAALDASPEPELLPFGRAGAALARRVSELFDQYRTRILVPDGCLLIWDNQRMLHARSAYEDADRHLTRYWIAA, encoded by the coding sequence ATGCCCATGCCACGCGCCGAGAGCGTGCGTGCCGTCCTGGAGGCCGACGGATACGCCGTCGTGGACCGACTCGCCGGACAGCGGCACGCCATCGAACTCCTGCAGGACATCGGCCGGTTCGTGCCCCAGTACACGGGCACCGTGGAGCACGAGGTCGTGCACCGTCCCGGCAACGACGGCCGCGCCTATTCGCAGAGCCGCAACACGATCCGCGCCCACACCGAGGCCCCGGGCTGGGACCCGAGCCCGCGCCACCTCGCCCTGTACTGCCACCGGCAGGCCCGCTGCGGCGGCGGCCACACCGACCTGCTCGACGGACGGCTCCTGGAGAAGCTGCTCGCCCCGGCCGAGCACGCCCTCCTGACCGGGCCCCGGCTCACCTTCCCCGGCCCCGGGGGCGGAACCGTCACCGTGCCCATGCTGTACGAGGAGGACGACGGCCGCCCGGTGCTCAGGTTCAGCTACAACCTCCTGACCGCAGCCGACTACGACGCCGCCCTCGACGCGTCCCCGGAGCCGGAGCTGCTGCCCTTCGGCCGCGCGGGCGCGGCCCTGGCGCGCCGGGTGAGCGAGCTGTTCGACCAGTACCGCACGCGGATCCTGGTCCCCGACGGCTGCCTGCTCATCTGGGACAACCAGCGGATGCTGCACGCCCGTTCCGCGTACGAGGACGCGGACCGCCACCTGACGCGCTACTGGATCGCCGCATGA
- a CDS encoding KamA family radical SAM protein, whose amino-acid sequence MSGRGTRTVSGRRLAALVRERCADPDLAHDVDVVGQVLPFKVSGHAIDHLVDWKSAPDDPLYRLLFPHRDMIDPVHFRAVERALGNPAKLRATVATVRRDLNPHPGEQLTRNIPRLDGGDEVEGVQHKYAQTALVFPRHGQTCHSYCSYCFRWAQFVGDPGLRIAADGPRRVTDYLRHHPEVSDVLFTGGDPLVMRTDLLEPYVEALLRPGLEHITTVRIGTKALSFHPARLVSDPDAAPLLRLLERLVWAGRHVAVMVHVSHPRELEPDLTRLAVAALRATGAELRSQAPVVRHVNDDPGVWADSWRAQIALGIHPYYLFVERDTGARRYFGLPIQRAHEIHRDATTQLSGLGRTARGPVMSTTEGKVTVDGPTRLPGGERAFALRFLQARDPDLVGRPFHARWDPDAQWWSDLVPSAEHDRRFFPQGAPAVPAGRGGPR is encoded by the coding sequence ATGAGCGGCCGGGGAACCCGCACGGTGTCGGGCCGCAGGCTGGCCGCGCTGGTGCGTGAGCGGTGCGCGGACCCCGACCTCGCGCACGATGTCGACGTGGTCGGCCAGGTCCTTCCTTTCAAGGTCAGCGGCCATGCCATCGACCATCTGGTGGACTGGAAGAGCGCCCCGGACGACCCGCTGTACCGGCTGCTCTTCCCGCACCGCGACATGATCGACCCGGTGCACTTCCGGGCCGTGGAGCGCGCTCTGGGGAACCCGGCGAAGCTGCGGGCCACGGTGGCGACCGTCCGCCGCGACCTCAACCCGCACCCCGGCGAGCAGCTCACTCGGAACATCCCTCGCCTCGACGGGGGCGACGAGGTCGAGGGCGTCCAGCACAAGTACGCCCAGACGGCGCTCGTCTTTCCCCGGCACGGCCAGACCTGCCACTCCTACTGCTCGTACTGCTTCCGCTGGGCGCAGTTCGTGGGCGACCCTGGACTGCGCATCGCCGCCGACGGGCCGCGCCGCGTCACCGACTACCTGCGCCACCACCCCGAGGTCAGCGACGTCCTGTTCACCGGCGGGGACCCGCTGGTGATGCGCACGGACCTCCTGGAACCGTACGTGGAGGCGCTGCTGCGGCCTGGCCTTGAGCACATCACGACGGTGCGCATCGGCACCAAGGCGCTGTCGTTCCACCCGGCGCGGCTGGTCAGTGATCCGGACGCGGCGCCACTGCTGCGTCTCCTCGAACGCCTGGTGTGGGCGGGCCGGCACGTCGCCGTCATGGTGCACGTCTCGCACCCGCGCGAGCTGGAGCCCGACCTGACACGGCTCGCCGTCGCCGCCCTGCGCGCCACGGGCGCCGAACTGCGCTCGCAGGCGCCCGTCGTCCGGCACGTCAACGACGACCCCGGTGTGTGGGCGGACTCCTGGCGCGCGCAGATCGCCCTCGGGATCCACCCGTACTACCTGTTCGTCGAGCGGGACACCGGGGCGCGCCGCTACTTCGGGCTGCCGATCCAGCGCGCGCATGAGATCCACCGCGACGCGACGACGCAGCTCTCGGGGCTCGGTCGCACCGCGCGCGGTCCCGTCATGTCGACGACCGAGGGCAAGGTGACCGTGGACGGGCCGACCCGGCTTCCCGGCGGCGAGCGGGCGTTCGCGCTGCGCTTCCTGCAGGCCCGCGATCCCGACCTGGTGGGCCGCCCCTTCCACGCCCGCTGGGACCCGGACGCGCAGTGGTGGTCCGACCTCGTGCCGAGCGCGGAGCACGACCGGCGGTTCTTCCCGCAGGGCGCGCCCGCCGTGCCCGCGGGACGAGGGGGCCCGCGCTGA
- a CDS encoding EamA family transporter has translation MSACAFGTVGPATKVLDSAGLTAMEIAQARLSVAAALLLAFVALTRPRALLAAAREAYGVIAVLGVFSFATLQTLCGVAVARIPVGVFVVLQFLAPVIVVGWLRCVRRVPQPRLVWAGTAVVLVGLLLVGEVWSRLRLDVVGVLAALGTAAALSVRFLVAGRALVRHDPVTVTALGIAVGALALNVVSPVTGFPYGSLGDTVRHESVSAPVWVVVVWAAFVATLVAYVSGIAAQRYLAPSAASLFATLEVVAGAGAAYLFLGQTLTPVQCAGVVAVLAGVALAQRTMRTSTRPGERHVEPPPRPESRPPRAESPLPVRAESRHAAAEPHESPRGT, from the coding sequence GTGTCCGCCTGCGCCTTCGGCACGGTCGGCCCGGCCACCAAGGTCCTCGACTCGGCGGGCCTGACGGCGATGGAGATCGCCCAGGCCCGCCTGTCGGTCGCGGCGGCGCTGCTGCTCGCGTTCGTCGCCCTGACCCGGCCGCGCGCCCTGCTCGCCGCGGCCCGGGAGGCGTACGGCGTCATCGCGGTGCTCGGCGTCTTCTCCTTCGCCACGCTGCAGACCCTGTGCGGTGTCGCGGTCGCCCGGATCCCCGTCGGTGTCTTCGTGGTGCTGCAGTTCCTGGCGCCGGTGATCGTCGTCGGCTGGCTGCGGTGCGTGCGGCGGGTGCCGCAGCCCCGCCTCGTGTGGGCGGGGACGGCCGTGGTGCTCGTGGGGCTGCTGCTCGTGGGCGAGGTGTGGTCGCGGTTGCGGCTCGACGTGGTGGGGGTGCTCGCGGCGCTGGGGACGGCGGCGGCGCTTTCGGTGCGTTTCCTGGTGGCCGGGCGGGCGCTGGTGCGGCACGATCCGGTCACCGTGACCGCCCTCGGCATCGCGGTCGGCGCGCTCGCGCTGAACGTCGTCTCGCCGGTGACGGGTTTCCCCTACGGCTCGCTCGGCGACACGGTCCGCCACGAGTCGGTGTCCGCGCCCGTCTGGGTGGTCGTGGTGTGGGCCGCGTTCGTGGCGACGCTCGTGGCGTACGTCAGCGGCATCGCGGCCCAGCGGTACCTGGCGCCGTCGGCGGCGAGCCTGTTCGCGACGCTGGAGGTGGTGGCGGGGGCGGGGGCCGCGTACCTGTTCCTCGGCCAGACGCTGACGCCCGTGCAGTGCGCGGGGGTCGTCGCGGTCCTGGCGGGGGTGGCGCTCGCGCAGCGGACGATGCGCACGTCCACCCGCCCGGGCGAACGGCACGTCGAGCCCCCGCCGCGGCCAGAATCTCGCCCCCCGCGGGCGGAATCCCCTCTTCCGGTGCGGGCGGAGTCCCGGCACGCGGCAGCAGAACCCCACGAGAGCCCGAGAGGAACCTGA
- a CDS encoding diiron oxygenase, giving the protein MDERFVSSSEEDAFGSVMFGAVDNPVIHRLAANWKRRATVKRDDTDLLDLFDPALPDYPEEIVPFADHPTYTALPPERRAAVLTWAMIALNRNTEYSETHVVNPAFGLILRGEFPGLWGEALEVSLMQAMVDEQYHILMHRMASDVTRARRGEQYQEKQLPLPYVSVTHRELTERAAERWQRSLLTLAFSTTTELSIGAYLELVAKAEGVQPMNVALSRLHRHDEVCHGSISGELLKVLYPQLTDEQQRFLLDALCRALEAYSANDYRAWEAIMRFVGVDGGAEMLEDCRSAGRTALLRDYSGLHQVLAELDVLDRVEFDWSRVKVSGRLPYVL; this is encoded by the coding sequence ATGGACGAGCGCTTCGTCAGCAGCTCCGAGGAAGACGCCTTCGGCTCCGTGATGTTCGGTGCCGTCGACAACCCGGTCATCCACCGCCTGGCGGCCAACTGGAAGCGGCGCGCCACCGTCAAGCGCGACGACACGGACCTGCTCGACCTCTTCGACCCCGCGCTGCCCGACTACCCCGAGGAGATCGTCCCCTTCGCCGACCACCCCACGTACACCGCGCTCCCGCCCGAGCGGCGGGCCGCCGTCCTCACCTGGGCGATGATCGCCCTGAACCGCAACACCGAGTACTCCGAGACGCATGTGGTCAACCCGGCCTTCGGGCTGATCCTGCGCGGTGAGTTCCCGGGCCTGTGGGGCGAGGCCCTGGAGGTCTCGCTGATGCAGGCCATGGTCGACGAGCAGTACCACATCCTGATGCACCGCATGGCGAGCGACGTGACCCGGGCCCGCCGCGGCGAGCAGTACCAGGAGAAGCAACTCCCGCTGCCCTACGTGTCCGTGACGCACCGTGAGCTGACCGAGCGGGCGGCGGAGCGCTGGCAGCGCAGCCTGCTGACCCTCGCGTTCTCCACCACGACCGAGCTGTCCATCGGCGCGTACCTCGAACTGGTCGCCAAGGCCGAGGGAGTGCAGCCCATGAACGTGGCGCTGTCCCGGCTCCACCGGCACGACGAGGTCTGCCACGGCTCGATCAGCGGCGAACTCCTCAAGGTCCTCTACCCCCAACTCACCGACGAGCAGCAGCGGTTCCTGCTCGACGCGCTGTGCCGGGCCCTGGAGGCGTACTCGGCCAACGACTACCGCGCCTGGGAGGCGATCATGCGCTTCGTCGGGGTCGATGGCGGCGCGGAGATGCTCGAGGACTGCCGGTCGGCGGGGCGCACGGCGCTGCTGCGGGACTACAGCGGCCTGCACCAGGTCCTCGCCGAGCTCGACGTCCTCGACCGGGTCGAGTTCGACTGGTCGCGTGTGAAGGTGTCGGGCCGACTGCCGTACGTCCTCTAG
- a CDS encoding Ldh family oxidoreductase — MTLPKNPSSPENVSPSQQEERAARRPAAGARAPGAQAYLVDADAARAVAVRALAEHGMDDEACALVADALVETSARGIGTHGLRLLPGYLDDLARRISNPAPRIAVVRERGPSALLDADAALGVVAGTAGAREAVRRAARFGVAAVVVRNSNHFAAASIHSRVMSRAGMAGWAMTSASSRVAPFRGRAPLLGTNPVSVAAGAGDHEFVLDMATSQVCLGTVRERGRRGRPLDAGWALDDDGHGTLDPALATALSPLGPGYKGQGLGMVVALMTAGLADAPLDWELDHIEQAESGGGRRVAHFLLCLDPAFFGGRDAFDGRLRDLIDTIRAAPPADGPAVACPGDPERRSERAAARSGITLDVDTTRALERLARRHGLPAPTLRPLPRTAG, encoded by the coding sequence GTGACACTGCCGAAGAACCCGTCATCGCCCGAGAACGTGTCACCGTCCCAGCAGGAGGAGCGGGCCGCGCGTCGACCCGCTGCGGGTGCGCGGGCCCCGGGCGCCCAGGCGTACCTCGTCGACGCGGACGCCGCGCGCGCCGTCGCGGTGCGCGCCCTCGCCGAGCACGGCATGGACGACGAGGCGTGCGCGCTGGTCGCCGACGCCCTCGTGGAGACGTCGGCGCGCGGGATCGGCACGCACGGCCTGCGGCTCCTTCCCGGTTATCTGGACGACCTGGCGCGGCGGATCTCCAATCCGGCGCCGCGCATCGCCGTGGTCCGGGAGCGCGGCCCTTCGGCGCTGCTCGACGCGGACGCGGCCCTCGGCGTGGTCGCGGGGACGGCGGGCGCGCGGGAGGCCGTGCGGCGCGCCGCGCGGTTCGGCGTCGCGGCCGTCGTGGTGCGCAACTCCAACCACTTCGCGGCCGCCTCGATCCACAGCCGGGTCATGTCCCGGGCGGGGATGGCCGGTTGGGCGATGACGTCGGCGTCGTCACGAGTGGCGCCGTTCCGCGGGCGTGCTCCGCTGCTCGGCACCAATCCGGTGAGCGTCGCGGCCGGGGCGGGCGACCACGAGTTCGTCCTCGACATGGCGACCAGCCAGGTGTGTCTGGGCACGGTACGGGAGCGGGGGCGCCGCGGCCGTCCCCTGGACGCGGGCTGGGCCCTCGACGACGACGGGCACGGCACCCTCGACCCCGCCCTCGCGACGGCCCTGTCCCCACTCGGCCCCGGCTACAAGGGCCAGGGCCTCGGCATGGTCGTGGCCCTGATGACCGCAGGGCTCGCCGACGCCCCGCTGGACTGGGAGCTCGACCACATCGAGCAGGCCGAGTCCGGCGGCGGCCGCCGCGTCGCGCACTTCCTGCTCTGCCTGGACCCGGCCTTCTTCGGCGGCAGGGACGCCTTCGACGGGCGGCTGCGCGACCTGATCGACACGATCCGCGCGGCCCCGCCCGCCGACGGCCCGGCGGTGGCCTGCCCCGGGGACCCGGAGCGGCGCAGCGAGCGGGCGGCCGCACGGTCCGGGATCACCCTCGACGTGGACACGACGCGCGCCCTGGAACGCCTCGCCCGCCGCCACGGCCTGCCCGCGCCGACCCTGCGCCCCCTCCCTCGCACCGCCGGGTGA
- a CDS encoding branched-chain amino acid transaminase gives MSALSPAEHIWMDGRLVAWDEAKVHVLTQSLHYGWAVYEGIRAHPTVDGTLAVFRLRDHLARLVRSARVYRMHIPFTEDELATATTGLIASGGAGPRYVRPLVYLGYGSMGVALDLSAVRVTLAAWAWEDQPARSWRLLTSSWRRNHQDTIPPLAKATGAYLNSSLAKVAALRAGYDDALMLTSAGHLSEGSAANVFVVRSGVLHTPPVQDGILPGITRATVIELARAAGIPVRERSLAHAEAYTADELFVTGTAIGVVPVESLDDRPTALPAPGPVTAALREAYQDAVTGKNTPSSDWLTPVPGQHT, from the coding sequence ATGAGCGCCCTCTCCCCCGCCGAGCACATCTGGATGGACGGCCGCCTCGTCGCCTGGGACGAGGCCAAGGTGCACGTCCTGACCCAGTCCCTGCACTACGGCTGGGCGGTGTACGAGGGGATCCGCGCGCACCCGACGGTGGACGGCACCCTCGCTGTCTTCCGGCTGCGCGACCACCTCGCCCGGCTCGTCCGCTCCGCCCGCGTGTACCGGATGCACATCCCCTTCACCGAGGACGAGTTGGCCACCGCGACCACCGGACTGATCGCCTCCGGCGGAGCGGGTCCGCGCTATGTCCGTCCGTTGGTGTACCTCGGCTACGGCAGCATGGGGGTGGCCCTCGACCTGTCCGCCGTACGCGTGACGCTCGCCGCGTGGGCGTGGGAGGACCAGCCGGCGCGGTCCTGGCGGCTGCTGACGAGCTCCTGGCGGCGCAACCACCAGGACACCATCCCGCCCCTGGCGAAGGCGACGGGCGCGTATCTGAACTCCTCGCTCGCGAAGGTGGCGGCGCTGCGCGCGGGTTACGACGACGCGCTCATGCTGACGTCGGCCGGTCATCTCTCCGAGGGCTCGGCCGCGAACGTCTTCGTCGTGCGGTCCGGCGTCCTGCACACCCCTCCGGTGCAGGACGGCATCCTGCCCGGCATCACGCGCGCCACGGTCATCGAACTCGCGCGCGCGGCCGGGATCCCCGTCCGCGAGCGGTCCCTCGCCCACGCCGAGGCGTACACAGCCGACGAACTGTTCGTCACCGGTACCGCCATCGGTGTCGTCCCGGTGGAGTCCCTGGACGACCGGCCCACGGCGCTGCCCGCGCCCGGGCCCGTGACGGCCGCGCTGCGCGAGGCATATCAGGACGCGGTGACCGGCAAGAACACACCGTCGTCCGACTGGCTGACGCCCGTGCCGGGACAGCACACCTAG
- a CDS encoding serine hydrolase domain-containing protein, with product MRPGEPAWAVRLLAALRAAAPGASAVALAVRRGRDHAVLATGSTALRGGTAAGPDTRFEIGSLTKTFTALLLAEMVARGEVAYDDPITRFLPRTAAPHLRGAPITLLHLATHTSGLPRLPPGLLRSGATTWFRNPYAAFSATDLRAALARTRPRAAPGTRVRYSNFGVGLLGALLAHAAHGPGAPFAPLLAARVLDPLGLTRTSCTSDQPQATGYWHGRARPTWQIPALPGAGAGRSSARDLLTSLDALLDPATAPATAPDTLRTALADATIPRIALPRTGRRIALIWNIRPRPTHDLYHHSGGTRGFTAFAGFSPHKDVALVALANTGPALTGTFIQRAYLELWALAQAAQPRRTA from the coding sequence GTGAGGCCGGGGGAGCCCGCCTGGGCGGTGCGGCTGCTCGCCGCCCTGCGCGCCGCCGCCCCCGGCGCCAGCGCCGTGGCACTCGCCGTCCGCCGCGGCCGCGACCACGCCGTCCTGGCCACCGGCAGCACCGCGCTGCGCGGCGGCACGGCGGCCGGCCCCGACACCCGCTTCGAGATCGGCTCCCTCACCAAGACCTTCACCGCCCTGCTCCTGGCCGAGATGGTCGCCCGCGGCGAGGTCGCCTACGACGACCCGATCACCCGCTTCCTGCCCCGCACTGCCGCTCCGCACCTGCGCGGCGCCCCCATCACCCTGCTGCACCTGGCCACCCACACCTCCGGCCTGCCCCGGCTGCCCCCCGGCCTGCTGCGCAGCGGCGCGACCACCTGGTTCCGCAACCCCTACGCCGCCTTCTCGGCCACCGACCTGCGCGCCGCCCTCGCCCGCACCCGGCCGCGCGCCGCCCCCGGCACCCGCGTGCGCTACTCCAACTTCGGCGTCGGACTCCTCGGTGCCCTCCTCGCCCACGCGGCCCACGGCCCCGGCGCCCCCTTCGCACCCCTGCTCGCCGCCCGCGTCCTCGACCCGCTCGGCCTGACCCGCACCAGCTGCACCTCCGACCAGCCGCAGGCCACCGGCTACTGGCACGGCCGCGCGCGCCCCACCTGGCAGATCCCCGCCCTGCCCGGCGCGGGAGCGGGCCGGTCCAGCGCCCGCGACCTGCTCACCTCTCTCGACGCCCTGCTCGACCCGGCCACGGCACCCGCCACCGCCCCCGACACCCTGCGCACCGCGCTCGCCGACGCCACGATTCCCCGCATCGCCCTGCCGCGCACCGGCCGCCGCATCGCCCTCATCTGGAACATCCGCCCCCGGCCGACCCACGACCTCTACCACCACTCCGGCGGTACCCGGGGCTTCACCGCGTTCGCGGGCTTCAGCCCGCACAAGGACGTGGCACTCGTCGCGCTCGCCAACACCGGCCCCGCCCTCACCGGCACGTTCATCCAGCGCGCGTACCTGGAGCTGTGGGCACTCGCCCAGGCCGCGCAGCCCCGCCGGACCGCCTAG
- a CDS encoding DUF6895 family protein, translated as MTASVTRTAHEVSARALTWLHTHRELGALPADTTADLGDPDSVYKPLGESALAASLVLRESAAGSTELRLARELLDFCWRQFGDGDMLYERLLRYSLMSDPLETYAPFARCGIRHEPLEKLLAHTNGLRSVRGAEVLPNRRLAVANAARVAGLDGGDRAYDWAALARATWLGAVPEPWLIDWMTGYCVTHTVFHLTDWGGHPAGLPADLTAYVTTWLPVWIDIWAEIEQWDLVAELMIVGCCLPEPYCAPADWERLARAQHPDGLVPRDGDPVADDPGRRFEDHQHTAVVAAIAGTLAVSRTLGGAAEQR; from the coding sequence ATGACGGCGTCCGTGACGCGGACCGCGCACGAGGTGAGCGCGCGGGCCCTGACCTGGCTCCACACCCACCGCGAGCTCGGCGCCCTGCCCGCCGACACCACCGCCGACCTCGGCGACCCCGACAGCGTCTACAAACCCCTCGGCGAGAGCGCTCTCGCCGCCTCGCTGGTGCTGCGCGAGTCCGCCGCCGGCAGCACCGAGCTGCGCCTGGCCAGGGAGCTGCTGGACTTCTGCTGGCGGCAGTTCGGGGACGGCGACATGCTGTACGAACGGCTGCTGCGGTACTCGCTGATGAGCGACCCGCTGGAGACGTACGCGCCCTTCGCCCGCTGCGGCATCCGCCACGAACCCCTGGAGAAGCTGCTCGCCCACACCAACGGACTGCGCTCCGTGCGCGGCGCCGAGGTCCTGCCCAACCGCAGGCTCGCCGTCGCCAACGCGGCCCGTGTCGCGGGCCTCGACGGGGGCGACCGCGCCTACGACTGGGCCGCCCTGGCCCGCGCCACCTGGCTCGGAGCCGTCCCCGAGCCCTGGCTCATCGACTGGATGACCGGCTACTGCGTCACCCACACCGTCTTCCACCTCACGGACTGGGGGGGTCACCCCGCGGGACTGCCCGCCGACCTCACCGCGTACGTGACCACCTGGCTGCCCGTCTGGATCGACATCTGGGCCGAGATCGAGCAGTGGGACCTGGTCGCCGAGCTGATGATCGTGGGCTGCTGCCTGCCCGAGCCCTACTGCGCGCCCGCCGACTGGGAACGACTCGCCCGCGCCCAGCACCCCGACGGCCTGGTGCCGCGCGACGGCGACCCCGTCGCCGACGACCCCGGCCGCCGCTTCGAGGACCACCAGCACACCGCCGTGGTCGCCGCCATCGCCGGCACCCTCGCGGTCTCCCGCACCCTGGGCGGGGCGGCGGAGCAGCGGTGA
- a CDS encoding phosphotransferase has product MKAFPENLRNETLTRGLAAYGIAPTSLTYAPVGFGDHHWNVTADDGRDWFVTVSDLEHKAHCGADAASALTGLRQAMDTALTLRVRDGLGFVVAPVAATDGRSVVPLGERYALTVFPHVAGRTGEFGERLGDADRERVLGLLARLHGSTPPATTAATPLEPAGLSGIHAALDDLTGTWSGGPYAEPARRLLTANATALRARLADFDALARHVRRAGAPRVVTHGEPHPGNLVHGVDGYHLVDWDTVGLALPERDLSLLADDPAALATYTELTGRTPDAAALELYRLRWSLLDVAEFTDWFRAPHEGTEDTQVAWDGFAGTLEQLADRGRTEVIDSN; this is encoded by the coding sequence ATGAAGGCGTTTCCTGAAAACCTGCGAAATGAAACCCTCACCCGCGGTCTTGCCGCCTACGGCATCGCGCCCACCTCACTGACGTACGCCCCCGTCGGCTTCGGCGACCACCACTGGAACGTCACCGCCGACGACGGGCGCGACTGGTTCGTCACGGTCTCCGACCTGGAGCACAAGGCGCACTGCGGGGCGGACGCGGCGTCGGCGCTCACCGGCCTTCGCCAGGCCATGGACACGGCGCTGACGCTGCGCGTCCGCGACGGCCTCGGCTTCGTCGTCGCGCCCGTCGCGGCCACGGACGGACGTTCGGTGGTCCCGCTGGGGGAGCGGTACGCCCTCACGGTCTTCCCCCATGTCGCGGGCCGCACCGGTGAGTTCGGCGAGCGCCTCGGCGACGCGGACCGCGAGCGGGTCCTCGGCCTGCTCGCGCGGCTGCACGGCAGTACCCCGCCCGCCACCACTGCGGCCACCCCCCTGGAGCCCGCCGGTCTCAGCGGCATCCACGCGGCGCTCGACGACCTCACCGGCACCTGGTCCGGCGGCCCGTACGCCGAACCGGCCCGCCGGCTGCTCACCGCCAACGCCACGGCGCTGCGCGCCCGCCTGGCCGACTTCGACGCACTCGCGCGTCACGTGCGCCGCGCCGGCGCCCCGCGCGTCGTCACCCACGGCGAGCCGCATCCCGGCAACCTCGTCCACGGCGTGGACGGTTACCACCTCGTGGACTGGGACACGGTCGGACTCGCCCTGCCCGAACGGGACTTGTCGCTGCTCGCGGACGACCCGGCCGCACTGGCCACCTACACAGAACTGACCGGCAGGACTCCCGACGCGGCCGCCCTTGAGCTCTACCGGCTGCGGTGGAGCCTGTTGGACGTGGCCGAGTTCACCGACTGGTTCCGCGCTCCGCACGAGGGGACCGAGGACACCCAGGTGGCCTGGGACGGCTTCGCGGGGACGCTGGAGCAGCTGGCCGATCGGGGCCGTACCGAGGTGATCGATTCGAACTGA
- a CDS encoding phosphopantetheine-binding protein produces MTATLTLEQLRQDIADVLGEEPADIPLDENLVDHGLDSVRLMTLVGRWREAYGVDVALTDLAERPAIEQWATLLRLPA; encoded by the coding sequence ATGACCGCGACCCTGACCCTGGAGCAGCTCCGCCAGGACATCGCCGACGTCCTCGGCGAGGAGCCCGCCGACATCCCCCTCGACGAGAACCTCGTCGACCACGGCCTCGACTCGGTGCGCCTGATGACCCTCGTCGGCCGCTGGCGCGAGGCGTACGGCGTGGACGTGGCGCTGACCGACCTCGCCGAGCGGCCCGCCATCGAGCAGTGGGCGACGCTCCTGAGACTCCCCGCCTGA